Proteins from a single region of Terriglobales bacterium:
- a CDS encoding TolC family protein gives FYGEAEAARSELETLRSSAELASESLHLTMLRYQSGEASVLEVVDAQNTLTQARNAYDDGEARYRVALASLQTLTGTY, from the coding sequence CCTTTTACGGGGAGGCGGAGGCCGCCCGCTCGGAGCTGGAAACCTTGCGCAGCTCCGCTGAGTTGGCCTCCGAGAGCCTGCATCTGACCATGTTGCGCTACCAGTCCGGGGAAGCTTCGGTGCTGGAGGTGGTGGACGCGCAGAACACACTCACCCAGGCGCGCAACGCCTACGACGATGGCGAGGCGCGCTATCGGGTGGCACTGGCAAGCCTGCAGACGCTGACCGGGACTTACTAG